In Deinococcus sp. Leaf326, the genomic window GCTCTAGCGTCTGGTGATGAGTCTGATTGGCATGATTTTAAGATAGGACTATTTAAAAATAAGCCCAATCAATCATCTAGCTTAGAAAATTTGAGAAAAGATATAGTAGCCTTAGCTAATACAATTGATGGGCCATATCAAGGATTTGGTTACATTATTATTGGAGTGAAGGATAAAACTTGGCAGCCTATAGGAATACAAGAAAACGATCAATATTCTGATCTCGATAAACTAAGAGGCGCAGTAGCCGAGGATGCACAAAAGTACATCAGCCCTCCTGTGGCGGTAGAAGTGACGTACGCTACAATAAAAAATTCAGCAGGCGAAGATATTAAGCTACATATTATTGCCGTTCCCCAATCTTACTTGCAATGGCATGTCTCCACTTTGGATGAAAGCTCAGGAGCATGGGTACGTGACCATCACGCTTCTATCCGTCCATTAAGTCTACAGTATGATCGATACTTAAAGAGGATCATCAGCAATACCACCCAAACACTTCAGCAGGCACAGCAGGAATCACAGCAAGAAATCATTCGTCTTAAAGATGACATTGCTCGATTAGCTGCTATTCAATCCCCAGCTGCATTAACCGCAAACCAACTTGTTAAAGCACACTTTCATGGTCAAGAACAGCAATTGCAGCGATTAACACGTGATGAAATACAGATTTTTCTAGAAAAAGTGCGCGTGCTCAATGATAAAATCGATAAAATTGGTCTAGGAAATGATATATCAGATGTGCAGTTTGACAGCATTAAACGCACTGAGATAAAAAATTGTCTCGAGAAATGCGATCAGATTATTAGGCCTATCATTGAATTAATATCTAGCATTATATATACTGTCCCAGCAACCCCCATAACACTTTCCATCATGAAGGAAATTTATGATGTAATAATTTTTACTGGCAATAGTGCAATAACTCTTCCAGTTTACACCTTTGCTCTACGTAACTATATAGCTCAAATTTTTATGCAAGCCCACGCTCTTGCGACTGTGTCATCTGAATCGAAGGATTCTTGGGTTTATTTTAAAAACCTTCTGACTAGTTCATCAAAATTACCCAGTGTAAATTCTCAGAGACGAGGCTATTTACCAAGTCTTTTATCATCTAGACAGCAGTTAAACCAAATCATAGCAGTAGCCAACTATAGTCACTCTTCAGCTTACCCTTTTAACCAACGATCAGGAAAATTGATGTCTGCTGGATGGGTTGGCGATATATTACCAGTAATGGGCTTGGAGAAGCTTTACTCTGAATCAGAAGCCCTTATAACCTTTGGTTACTATTTATCGGCATCTTACCAGAATTCAGGTGCACCTGATATAAACATGCAATGGTGGATATTTTTAGAAGCAAATAGAATAATGTCTAGAATCCTAAATAAACTATTTGATTACAGAGATTTGTTTCCTAGAGAATCCCTAATTCGTGCGGCGAGAATTTTTGATGATAGCAATAAAGAAGGAAGTCTGCTTTCAAATACAGCAGTAGATATTTTACATGAAATAGATGAGGAAAGATACGCCCTAGAAATGCTTGAAAGAGAATCTTGATTTAATCAGGAGGAATAAAATATAGCTTACCAGCTAGATTAGTAACTATAAGATTTAAAAAATCACCCTT contains:
- a CDS encoding helix-turn-helix domain-containing protein encodes the protein MLTEERQKFHQKNIEYALASGDESDWHDFKIGLFKNKPNQSSSLENLRKDIVALANTIDGPYQGFGYIIIGVKDKTWQPIGIQENDQYSDLDKLRGAVAEDAQKYISPPVAVEVTYATIKNSAGEDIKLHIIAVPQSYLQWHVSTLDESSGAWVRDHHASIRPLSLQYDRYLKRIISNTTQTLQQAQQESQQEIIRLKDDIARLAAIQSPAALTANQLVKAHFHGQEQQLQRLTRDEIQIFLEKVRVLNDKIDKIGLGNDISDVQFDSIKRTEIKNCLEKCDQIIRPIIELISSIIYTVPATPITLSIMKEIYDVIIFTGNSAITLPVYTFALRNYIAQIFMQAHALATVSSESKDSWVYFKNLLTSSSKLPSVNSQRRGYLPSLLSSRQQLNQIIAVANYSHSSAYPFNQRSGKLMSAGWVGDILPVMGLEKLYSESEALITFGYYLSASYQNSGAPDINMQWWIFLEANRIMSRILNKLFDYRDLFPRESLIRAARIFDDSNKEGSLLSNTAVDILHEIDEERYALEMLERES